One Flavobacterium sp. 90 DNA segment encodes these proteins:
- the rsgA gene encoding ribosome small subunit-dependent GTPase A: protein MTGLVYKSTGSWYTVKSEKGDFIECRMKGKFRMKGIKSTNPIAVGDIVDYELEETSDAVTGTIFNIHERKNYIVRKSVNLSHQMHIIASNIDRVFLLITINNPPTTFNFIDRFLVTAEAYNIETILVFNKIDTFDEPTLEDQLYMQYVYQQIGYKCLRVSSTEMKGVEELKEMMIGKVSMFSGHSGVGKSTLVNAMEPSLHLKTKNISEASKQGQHTTTFAEMYDLSFNAKIIDTPGIKGFGIVDMEKEEISGYFPEFFKLKDQCKFNNCLHKEEPHCAIKAALEKDEIAWSRYNSYLKILEGDDENYRTDSYDEDRKASDELRK from the coding sequence ATGACAGGACTCGTATATAAATCTACAGGAAGTTGGTACACGGTAAAATCTGAAAAAGGTGATTTTATAGAATGCCGTATGAAAGGGAAGTTTAGGATGAAAGGTATTAAAAGTACAAATCCTATTGCTGTGGGCGATATTGTAGATTATGAATTGGAAGAAACTTCAGATGCTGTAACGGGAACCATTTTTAATATTCACGAAAGAAAGAATTACATCGTTCGTAAATCGGTTAATTTATCGCATCAAATGCATATTATTGCGTCGAATATTGATCGCGTTTTTTTATTGATTACAATTAATAATCCACCAACAACCTTCAACTTTATTGATCGTTTTTTAGTAACTGCCGAAGCTTATAATATTGAAACTATTCTGGTATTTAATAAAATAGATACTTTTGATGAACCTACTCTTGAGGATCAATTGTATATGCAATATGTTTATCAGCAAATAGGTTATAAATGTCTTCGCGTTTCTTCGACTGAAATGAAAGGAGTTGAAGAATTAAAAGAAATGATGATTGGTAAAGTAAGCATGTTTTCAGGACATTCAGGTGTAGGGAAATCGACTTTGGTAAACGCAATGGAACCGTCTTTACATCTTAAAACCAAAAATATTTCTGAAGCCAGTAAACAAGGACAACACACGACGACTTTTGCCGAAATGTATGATTTATCTTTTAATGCAAAAATTATCGATACTCCGGGAATTAAAGGTTTTGGAATTGTTGATATGGAAAAAGAAGAAATCAGCGGTTATTTTCCTGAGTTTTTTAAATTAAAAGACCAATGTAAGTTTAACAATTGTCTACATAAAGAAGAACCGCATTGCGCTATTAAAGCTGCTTTAGAAAAAGACGAGATCGCTTGGTCACGTTACAATAGTTACTTAAAGATCTTGGAAGGCGATGACGAAAATTATCGTACGGATTCTTATGATGAAGATCGAAAAGCAAGTGACGAACTTAGAAAGTAA
- the dtd gene encoding D-aminoacyl-tRNA deacylase encodes MRIVLQRVSEASVTVEGQKTADIQKGLLVLVGIEDADTQEDIDWLVGKIIKMRIFGDENDIMNCSVQDIDGDIIVVSQFTLHASTKKGNRPSYIKAAKPEFAIPMYENFVKSLEKDFDKKVQTGIFGADMKVNLLNDGPVTILMDSKNRD; translated from the coding sequence ATGAGAATTGTACTTCAAAGAGTTTCCGAGGCGTCTGTAACAGTAGAAGGCCAAAAAACAGCAGATATTCAAAAAGGATTATTGGTTTTAGTCGGAATTGAAGATGCCGACACTCAGGAAGATATTGATTGGCTTGTTGGGAAAATCATTAAAATGAGAATTTTTGGTGACGAAAATGATATAATGAACTGCTCAGTTCAGGATATTGATGGCGATATTATAGTTGTAAGCCAGTTTACACTTCATGCTTCTACAAAAAAAGGCAACCGTCCTTCTTATATAAAAGCTGCAAAACCTGAATTTGCGATTCCGATGTATGAAAATTTTGTAAAATCATTAGAAAAAGATTTTGATAAAAAAGTACAAACCGGAATTTTTGGTGCTGATATGAAGGTTAATCTCTTAAATGACGGGCCTGTAACAATTTTAATGGACAGCAAAAACCGAGATTAA
- a CDS encoding DUF3857 domain-containing protein — translation MKTSVFALLFFFVTLISSAQKGEYPVSKISDSLKENANAVVRLDQMDIIIASQRNMTLKTQRVVTVLNEKGLEDINAFQHYDKTTGIKSIEAVVYDELGNEIKKIRKKDFKDQSAVSGSTLFSDSRIIYLDYTPISYPFTIIYSSEVETSNTAFIPKWYFLSGYNVSIEKSILNVSYPNNLGFKKKEFQFSDFKINKTVDSDTKLSYNAVNIYARKGEDYSPSAEDLFPKVMMGLEHFHLEGVDGTATTWEAFGKWYSEKILAGTTVLPEETVTKIKALVGDEKDPIKKAKIIYDYVQKKSRYVNIAIGIGGWKPMLASDVDRLGYGDCKALSNYTKALLQTVDVPSYNTILYGDRYKSNIQSDFVSMQGNHMILAIPNGNNYTFLECTSQDDPFGYQGTFTDDRDVLVVKPEGGVIVRTTIYADPGNTQKDKGFYTIDENGNFSGAISVISEGSQYSSKAQVETLQPTEKEAHYKKYWDNINNLKLGKITFTNDKENIRFTEDIQVSAISYATISANKMIFAIDAFNQSSGNVKRIRNRKNPFQIQRGYLDTDEIEINLPTGFSIEFLPANFELKGKFGEYKTEIIKKENNKLTYKRSMFLNKGKYSNKEYDEYRLFMEQVSKNDNAKIILTKN, via the coding sequence ATGAAAACTTCTGTTTTTGCGTTACTTTTCTTCTTTGTTACGCTTATTTCTTCTGCCCAAAAAGGCGAATATCCTGTTTCAAAAATCTCCGATAGTCTTAAAGAAAATGCCAATGCTGTAGTCCGTTTAGATCAAATGGATATTATTATTGCTTCACAGCGTAATATGACTTTGAAAACGCAGAGAGTTGTAACGGTTTTAAATGAAAAGGGTCTTGAGGATATCAATGCATTTCAGCATTATGATAAAACAACCGGTATCAAAAGTATCGAAGCAGTTGTTTACGATGAACTTGGTAATGAAATCAAAAAGATTAGAAAAAAAGATTTTAAAGATCAAAGTGCTGTTAGCGGAAGTACTCTTTTTTCAGATAGTAGAATAATTTATTTAGATTATACTCCAATTTCATATCCATTTACAATTATATATTCCAGCGAAGTCGAAACTTCAAACACTGCTTTTATTCCAAAATGGTATTTTTTAAGCGGTTATAATGTAAGTATAGAGAAATCCATCTTAAATGTTTCTTATCCAAATAACCTGGGATTTAAAAAGAAAGAATTTCAATTTTCTGATTTTAAAATAAATAAAACGGTAGACAGCGATACAAAACTTAGTTATAATGCTGTAAATATTTATGCCAGAAAAGGAGAAGATTACAGTCCTTCGGCAGAAGATCTTTTTCCTAAAGTTATGATGGGATTGGAGCATTTTCATCTAGAAGGTGTAGACGGAACTGCGACAACATGGGAAGCATTTGGTAAATGGTACAGCGAAAAAATTCTTGCGGGAACAACAGTCTTACCCGAAGAAACTGTAACGAAAATAAAAGCCTTGGTTGGTGATGAAAAAGATCCAATAAAAAAAGCAAAAATTATCTACGACTATGTTCAGAAAAAATCAAGATATGTAAATATTGCGATTGGTATTGGAGGCTGGAAACCTATGCTTGCTTCTGATGTAGATCGATTGGGATATGGAGATTGTAAAGCATTGTCAAATTACACAAAAGCACTTTTACAGACAGTCGACGTTCCTTCGTATAATACTATTTTATATGGAGATCGTTACAAGTCGAATATCCAATCTGATTTTGTTTCGATGCAGGGAAATCACATGATATTAGCAATTCCAAATGGAAATAATTATACATTTCTTGAATGTACAAGTCAGGATGATCCGTTTGGGTATCAAGGTACTTTTACAGACGACCGAGATGTTTTGGTTGTTAAGCCAGAAGGAGGAGTAATTGTTAGAACTACAATTTATGCTGATCCGGGTAATACACAAAAAGATAAAGGCTTTTATACTATTGATGAAAATGGAAATTTCTCCGGAGCAATTTCTGTTATTTCAGAAGGTTCACAATATAGTTCTAAAGCACAAGTTGAAACTTTACAGCCAACAGAAAAAGAAGCTCATTACAAGAAATATTGGGATAATATCAATAATTTGAAATTGGGGAAAATAACTTTTACAAACGATAAAGAAAATATTCGTTTTACAGAAGATATTCAGGTTAGTGCAATAAGTTACGCGACAATTTCTGCTAATAAGATGATTTTTGCAATTGATGCGTTCAATCAAAGTTCAGGTAATGTAAAAAGAATCCGAAATAGAAAGAATCCATTTCAAATTCAACGTGGTTATTTAGATACTGATGAAATCGAAATTAATCTGCCAACAGGTTTTTCCATTGAATTTTTGCCTGCAAATTTTGAACTAAAAGGCAAATTTGGAGAATACAAAACCGAAATCATTAAAAAAGAAAATAACAAACTGACCTACAAACGCTCTATGTTTTTAAATAAGGGAAAATATTCAAACAAAGAATACGATGAATATCGCCTTTTTATGGAACAAGTGTCAAAAAACGATAATGCCAAAATTATATTAACCAAGAATTAA
- a CDS encoding DUF3857 domain-containing protein — translation MKFIKLFSLSILLLFISKVTAQEFKLGKVSIAELEQKVHPKDSSAVAAILYKKGEVRIEYDQNEGFVTFTDVETRIKIYKKEGYNWATQAVWYYNQSSFKERVFFTDAVTYNLVNGKIEKTKLKSDGTFDEVLNKYRGQKKITMPNVKEGSVIEFRYTIKCPSDRIIRDWDFQTSIPVNYSEFSTFIPEYYVFNLRQKGYIFPKTTTVKNPKSVVLTSKERSDNGNVSHTTFSTGKLDYVETQTTFKAVDFPAMKEESFVNNIDNYLSSVAHELSMIKYPNSTMKEYSTDWNSVVKTIYDYDDFGPELNKTGYFEDNLKTLLVGKNTPEEKIQTILSYVQSNVKWNGYMGYSCDSGVKKAYKEKTGNIADINLMLTAMLRYSGLTANPVLVSTRSNGIALFPNRNAFNYVIAAVETEQGNILIDASEKFSTPNVLPLRVLNWSGRLIRKDGTSQEIDLMPSKPSSDNVFMNYSIDADGKVTGKTRRQSTDYNAMITRDNMSSVKEEEYLEKLENSNNKIEISEYIRTNEKDILLPTIETYSFTGNNLCEVIGGKIYVSPMLFFTNDENPFKQEVREYPVDFSYPFLDKYNITIQIPEGFAVETLPAPAILNMEDNLGTFKFNIAASGNALQLSIAHQINDAVVSAEKYEMLKEYYKVMIAKETEKIVLKRI, via the coding sequence ATGAAATTTATTAAACTTTTTAGTCTTTCAATCCTTTTGTTGTTTATCTCAAAAGTAACAGCACAAGAATTTAAATTAGGAAAAGTATCTATTGCAGAACTGGAACAAAAAGTGCATCCTAAAGATTCGTCTGCAGTTGCCGCAATATTGTATAAAAAAGGAGAAGTAAGAATTGAATACGATCAAAATGAAGGATTTGTCACCTTCACAGATGTTGAAACCAGAATTAAAATTTACAAAAAAGAGGGTTATAATTGGGCTACTCAAGCAGTTTGGTATTATAACCAAAGTAGTTTTAAGGAACGAGTGTTTTTTACAGATGCGGTTACCTATAATTTAGTAAATGGTAAAATTGAAAAAACAAAGCTTAAAAGTGATGGTACTTTTGATGAAGTTTTAAATAAATATAGAGGGCAAAAAAAGATTACAATGCCTAATGTTAAAGAAGGATCTGTAATTGAGTTTAGATATACAATTAAATGTCCAAGTGACAGAATAATCAGAGATTGGGATTTTCAAACCTCTATTCCAGTAAATTACTCTGAATTTTCGACTTTTATTCCTGAATATTATGTTTTTAATTTAAGACAAAAAGGGTATATTTTTCCTAAAACTACTACAGTGAAAAATCCTAAATCAGTAGTGCTAACAAGCAAGGAAAGATCAGATAATGGGAATGTTTCTCATACTACTTTTTCAACAGGTAAGCTTGATTATGTAGAAACTCAAACGACATTTAAAGCAGTAGATTTTCCGGCAATGAAAGAAGAATCTTTTGTAAATAATATTGATAACTATCTTTCAAGTGTTGCACATGAATTATCGATGATAAAATATCCTAATTCAACAATGAAAGAATATTCAACAGATTGGAATTCGGTAGTTAAAACGATATACGACTATGATGATTTTGGACCTGAATTGAATAAAACAGGATATTTTGAAGATAATCTAAAAACGCTTCTGGTAGGAAAAAATACTCCTGAAGAAAAAATACAAACAATTTTAAGTTATGTACAATCCAATGTAAAATGGAATGGTTACATGGGCTATAGTTGTGATAGTGGAGTTAAAAAAGCGTATAAGGAAAAAACAGGAAATATAGCGGATATTAATTTAATGCTTACGGCTATGTTACGTTATTCCGGTTTAACAGCAAACCCGGTTTTAGTAAGTACACGTTCAAACGGAATCGCGCTATTCCCAAATAGAAATGCTTTTAATTATGTAATTGCAGCAGTTGAAACAGAGCAGGGAAATATTTTAATTGATGCAAGTGAGAAATTTTCTACTCCAAATGTCTTGCCTTTAAGAGTTTTAAACTGGTCTGGAAGATTGATTAGAAAAGATGGTACATCTCAGGAAATTGATTTAATGCCAAGTAAACCATCGAGCGACAATGTTTTCATGAATTATAGTATTGATGCTGACGGTAAAGTAACCGGAAAAACCAGAAGACAAAGTACAGATTATAATGCGATGATTACCAGAGATAATATGAGTAGTGTAAAAGAAGAAGAATATCTGGAGAAGCTTGAAAATTCAAATAATAAAATTGAGATTAGCGAATATATCAGAACAAACGAAAAAGACATTTTGTTGCCAACAATAGAAACATATTCGTTTACAGGAAATAATTTGTGTGAGGTAATTGGAGGGAAAATCTATGTAAGTCCAATGTTGTTTTTTACTAATGATGAAAATCCATTTAAACAAGAAGTTCGTGAATATCCGGTAGATTTTAGTTATCCTTTTTTAGATAAATATAATATTACAATTCAAATTCCAGAAGGATTTGCTGTTGAAACTTTGCCTGCACCGGCAATTCTTAATATGGAAGATAATTTAGGAACTTTTAAATTTAATATTGCGGCCAGTGGCAATGCATTACAGTTGAGTATCGCACATCAAATAAATGATGCTGTAGTTTCTGCTGAAAAATATGAAATGCTAAAAGAATATTACAAAGTAATGATTGCCAAAGAAACAGAAAAGATCGTTTTAAAGAGAATATAA
- a CDS encoding DUF3857 domain-containing protein: protein MKSQSIVIVFLFSILSVSKINAQNQELGKVTIAELQEKVHPKDTTAPAAILFKKGKTFLTYNKDRGFSVNNIYEFKIKIYKKEGLDWANQKVRFYIGYESLNEDRVDFSDAVTYNLENGKIVKTKLDNQGSFTKNINKYWSEKIITLPNVKEGSIIEYKYVLRSENIVKLPDFQIQYDVPLNYFEYKTEIPEMYIYKPILIGRQPIVTDSKLINAGQSFENEHNQTARLSYRQINSTYSGKDIPALTEEPYVNNPVNYRGSIQHELERIRYVDQPDKDYTVTWEGVATTIFKDENFGKELNERSFFLQDVKRLLANVEAPGERLDIIFKFVQNKMNWNETRGCYTDKGVVKAYKDQTGNVAEINFILIDMLKIAGIDANPVLVSTIENGVPVYPTRTGFNYVIAAAEIDGKQILLDATNKFTAPNILPFNVINWKGRLIKKDGTSQEINLDPVIPSREISSLMVKMDAKGKMEGKVRIQRTDYDAYNFRVRNADKNEESYLEKFEEELGGLKISNYTVENKKTNLSGPVLETFAFTSENQSDIIKDKIFINPLLFFTRSKNPFKQENRQMAIYFGYITMERFAVNLEIPEGYMVESLPAPVRVTLGDKEIVFSLNTSSDGNKIQILSTKEINSSIFAADAYQGLKDLFQKMIASQNEKIILKKI, encoded by the coding sequence ATGAAATCTCAAAGTATAGTAATCGTTTTTTTATTTTCAATTTTAAGTGTTTCTAAAATAAATGCGCAAAATCAGGAATTAGGGAAAGTTACTATTGCTGAATTACAGGAAAAAGTACATCCAAAAGATACTACTGCTCCCGCAGCAATTTTATTCAAAAAAGGAAAAACGTTTTTGACTTACAACAAAGACAGAGGATTCTCAGTAAACAACATTTATGAATTTAAGATCAAAATTTATAAAAAAGAAGGACTGGATTGGGCAAATCAAAAAGTACGTTTCTACATTGGATATGAAAGTCTAAATGAAGACAGAGTAGACTTTTCAGATGCCGTAACTTATAATTTGGAAAACGGAAAAATTGTAAAAACGAAACTTGACAATCAAGGTAGTTTTACAAAAAATATAAATAAATACTGGAGCGAAAAAATAATAACGTTACCAAATGTAAAAGAAGGCTCAATAATAGAATACAAATATGTTCTTAGATCCGAAAACATTGTTAAGCTTCCGGATTTTCAAATTCAGTATGATGTTCCGTTAAATTATTTCGAGTATAAAACCGAAATTCCGGAAATGTATATTTATAAACCAATTTTGATTGGCAGACAACCCATTGTTACTGATTCTAAATTGATTAATGCAGGTCAGAGTTTTGAAAACGAACACAATCAAACCGCCAGACTTTCGTACAGACAAATTAATTCGACCTATTCAGGAAAAGATATTCCGGCACTTACAGAAGAACCTTATGTAAATAACCCTGTTAATTACCGAGGATCAATTCAGCATGAATTAGAAAGAATTAGATATGTTGATCAGCCGGATAAAGATTATACGGTTACCTGGGAAGGTGTAGCAACAACAATTTTTAAAGATGAAAATTTTGGAAAAGAACTTAATGAAAGAAGCTTTTTCCTTCAGGATGTAAAGCGATTATTAGCTAATGTTGAAGCGCCAGGCGAAAGGTTAGATATCATCTTCAAGTTTGTTCAGAATAAAATGAATTGGAACGAAACCAGAGGATGTTATACAGATAAAGGTGTCGTAAAAGCTTATAAAGATCAGACTGGAAATGTAGCTGAAATCAATTTTATCTTGATTGATATGCTTAAAATTGCGGGTATAGATGCAAATCCGGTTTTAGTAAGTACAATCGAAAACGGAGTTCCTGTTTATCCAACACGTACAGGATTTAATTATGTAATTGCCGCTGCCGAAATCGACGGAAAACAAATACTTCTGGACGCAACTAATAAATTTACTGCGCCTAATATTTTACCATTCAATGTTATAAACTGGAAAGGAAGATTGATTAAGAAAGATGGCACTTCGCAGGAAATTAATTTAGATCCAGTTATCCCATCTCGTGAAATATCCAGTTTGATGGTTAAGATGGATGCCAAGGGAAAAATGGAAGGGAAAGTTAGAATTCAAAGAACAGACTATGACGCTTATAATTTTAGAGTTCGAAATGCAGACAAGAACGAAGAAAGCTATCTTGAAAAATTTGAAGAAGAATTAGGAGGTTTAAAAATTTCAAATTATACCGTTGAAAATAAAAAGACAAATTTATCAGGTCCGGTTTTAGAGACTTTTGCATTTACTTCAGAGAATCAATCGGATATTATAAAAGATAAAATTTTTATCAATCCGTTATTGTTTTTTACCAGAAGTAAGAATCCTTTTAAACAGGAAAACAGGCAAATGGCTATTTATTTTGGATATATTACAATGGAAAGGTTTGCTGTAAATTTAGAAATTCCCGAAGGATATATGGTAGAGTCTTTACCGGCTCCCGTTCGTGTTACCTTAGGAGATAAAGAAATAGTATTCTCACTGAACACTTCAAGTGATGGAAATAAAATTCAAATTTTGAGCACAAAAGAAATTAACAGTAGTATTTTTGCAGCTGACGCATATCAGGGATTAAAAGATCTCTTTCAGAAAATGATTGCAAGTCAGAACGAAAAAATTATTCTTAAAAAAATTTAA
- a CDS encoding nucleotide pyrophosphohydrolase: MDLKNAQLDVDTWIKEHGVRYFNELTNMAQLTEEVGEVARIIARRYGEQSEKESDKNKDLGEELADVVFVVLCLANQTGIDLQAAFDKKMDLKSVRDKDRHKNNDKLK, encoded by the coding sequence ATGGATTTGAAAAATGCACAACTTGATGTTGATACCTGGATAAAAGAACACGGAGTTCGCTATTTTAACGAATTGACCAATATGGCGCAGCTTACAGAAGAAGTTGGTGAAGTTGCCAGAATTATTGCACGCAGATATGGTGAACAATCTGAGAAAGAAAGTGATAAAAATAAAGATTTAGGAGAAGAATTAGCTGATGTTGTTTTTGTGGTTTTATGTCTTGCCAACCAAACAGGAATTGATTTACAAGCTGCTTTTGATAAAAAAATGGACTTAAAATCAGTTAGAGACAAGGATCGTCATAAAAACAACGATAAATTAAAATAA
- a CDS encoding 3-phosphoshikimate 1-carboxyvinyltransferase, whose translation MNLLLQTTQHNLQGQIAVTGSKSETNRLLLLKALFPNITLANTSNSDDSEVMQKALIGNDEIVDIHHAGTAMRFLTAYFAVNEGREVVMTGSSRMQERPIKILVEALGQLGVEISYEKEEGYPPIRIKGKKVTASKVTLAANVSSQYISALLLVASKLENGLELTLEGEITSIPYIKMTLALLNDLDIQTSFEGNVIKVFPKAAVETKEMVVESDWSSASYFFSLVALADTASITLSSYKENSLQGDSELVSLYENLGVKTTFQDNKMTLVKQENFKFETVNFELNNTPDIAQTIVVTCLGLGIGCHLTGLHTLKIKETDRLEALRIELTKLGANISVTNDSLTLTASENINHNVKIATYNDHRMAMAFAPLALKVPIIIENAEVVSKSYPDFWNDLKELNFQISEL comes from the coding sequence ATGAATTTACTACTCCAGACAACTCAACATAATTTACAAGGACAAATTGCTGTAACAGGATCAAAAAGCGAGACAAATCGTTTATTGTTGTTAAAAGCATTGTTTCCAAATATTACATTGGCAAATACTTCAAATTCTGATGATAGCGAAGTAATGCAAAAAGCCTTAATAGGCAATGACGAAATTGTTGACATTCATCACGCAGGAACGGCAATGCGTTTTTTGACAGCTTATTTTGCTGTTAATGAAGGTCGCGAAGTAGTGATGACAGGTTCAAGCAGAATGCAGGAACGCCCAATAAAAATTCTAGTAGAAGCTTTAGGACAATTGGGAGTTGAAATCTCTTATGAAAAAGAAGAAGGTTATCCGCCAATTAGAATTAAAGGAAAAAAAGTAACCGCTTCAAAAGTTACTTTGGCAGCAAATGTGAGCAGCCAATATATTTCGGCACTTTTACTTGTAGCTTCAAAATTAGAAAATGGTTTAGAATTGACATTAGAAGGAGAAATTACTTCCATTCCTTATATTAAAATGACTTTGGCTTTGCTAAACGATTTAGATATTCAAACCAGTTTTGAAGGAAATGTAATTAAAGTTTTTCCAAAAGCTGCAGTTGAAACCAAAGAAATGGTTGTAGAATCAGATTGGAGTTCAGCATCTTACTTTTTTAGTTTGGTAGCTTTGGCTGATACAGCTTCAATCACTTTAAGCAGTTACAAAGAAAATAGTTTACAAGGAGATTCAGAATTAGTGTCGCTTTATGAAAATCTGGGAGTGAAAACGACTTTCCAAGACAATAAAATGACTTTGGTGAAACAAGAAAATTTTAAATTCGAAACTGTAAACTTTGAATTAAATAATACCCCAGATATTGCACAAACTATCGTGGTAACTTGTTTAGGTTTGGGAATTGGCTGTCATTTAACGGGTCTTCATACTTTAAAAATCAAAGAAACAGATAGACTGGAAGCTCTTAGAATCGAGTTGACAAAACTAGGAGCAAATATTTCTGTTACCAATGATAGTTTGACTTTAACAGCTTCAGAAAATATCAATCATAATGTAAAAATTGCCACTTACAACGATCACCGTATGGCAATGGCATTTGCACCATTAGCTTTAAAAGTACCAATTATTATTGAAAATGCTGAAGTAGTTTCTAAGTCATACCCTGATTTCTGGAACGATCTAAAAGAATTAAACTTCCAAATTTCAGAATTGTAA
- the queA gene encoding tRNA preQ1(34) S-adenosylmethionine ribosyltransferase-isomerase QueA, with translation MKLSHFQFNLPKELLAEFPAENRDESRLMVIDRQKQTIEHKMFKDVINYFDDGDVLILNNTKVFPARLYGNKEKTGARIEVFLLRELNSEQRLWDVLVDPARKIRIGNKLYFGDDDSLVAEVIDNTTSRGRTLRFLYDGSYEEFRNKLTELGETPIPKYINREVTAEDAERYQTIYAKEEGAVAAPTAGLHFSKHLLKKLEIKGVNFAEVTLHVGLGTFNPVEVEDLSKHKMDSEELIINQEACDIVNAAKASRKRICAVGTTSMRAIESSVSSQNTLNPYEGWTNKFIFPPHDFSIANCMITNFHTPKSTLLMMISAFCGHDLMKRAYEEAIKEGYKFYSYGDAMLIL, from the coding sequence ATGAAATTATCACATTTTCAGTTTAATTTACCGAAAGAACTTTTAGCGGAATTCCCGGCAGAAAATAGAGACGAATCTCGTTTAATGGTAATCGATCGTCAAAAACAAACTATAGAACATAAAATGTTTAAAGATGTTATCAATTATTTTGATGACGGAGACGTTTTGATTCTTAACAATACTAAAGTTTTCCCTGCACGTTTGTACGGAAACAAAGAAAAAACAGGAGCAAGAATTGAGGTTTTCTTATTAAGAGAATTAAATTCAGAGCAACGTCTTTGGGACGTTTTAGTTGATCCGGCTAGAAAAATCCGTATTGGAAACAAACTTTATTTTGGTGACGACGATTCATTAGTTGCTGAGGTAATTGACAACACGACTTCTCGTGGTAGAACTTTACGTTTTTTATATGACGGTTCTTACGAAGAATTCAGAAACAAATTGACAGAACTTGGAGAAACTCCAATTCCTAAATACATCAATAGAGAAGTAACTGCAGAAGATGCTGAAAGATACCAAACTATTTATGCAAAAGAAGAAGGAGCTGTAGCTGCACCAACTGCTGGTTTACACTTCTCGAAACACCTTTTGAAAAAATTAGAAATCAAAGGAGTTAATTTTGCAGAAGTAACATTACACGTTGGTTTAGGAACTTTTAATCCGGTTGAGGTTGAAGATTTATCAAAACACAAAATGGATTCTGAGGAATTGATTATTAATCAGGAAGCATGTGATATTGTAAATGCTGCAAAAGCAAGCAGAAAACGTATTTGTGCTGTTGGAACAACTTCAATGCGTGCAATTGAAAGTTCTGTTTCTTCTCAAAATACTTTAAATCCTTATGAAGGATGGACAAATAAATTTATTTTCCCTCCTCATGATTTTAGTATTGCAAACTGTATGATTACAAATTTCCATACACCAAAATCAACATTATTAATGATGATTTCTGCTTTCTGTGGACATGATTTAATGAAAAGAGCATACGAAGAAGCAATCAAAGAAGGATATAAATTCTATTCTTACGGAGATGCAATGTTAATTCTTTAA